GTCGCGGCACGGCGCCGGCCGAGCGGTCCAGGCCGGCCCACGGATCCACCTCGCGGTGCGGGGCGAGGATCTGCGCCCGAGAGTGGTTGAAGGCCACCATGAGGGCCGATTGCTTCGCCTCGCCGACGGTGTCCGACCAGAACGAGGCCTCCGTCACCGGGACGAACCCACCGGTGAGCTCCTCGAGCGCGAGGCGGAGATCGCGCTCCGGCAGGAGATGGATCCGACCGACGATCTTGAAGGGCGGCACGGAGATGTAGGCCTGCTCGACCACCTTGACCGTCCGCAGCTCGGGTGTGGGCTCGACGGGCGTGTCGACGACCGCGAAGAGGACCGCGCCCAGGTTCACCTGGGCGAACGGCGCCGTCATCGGCGTCCCGCGGCTGCCCCACTCGTCCATCGAGACGTCGGACAGGACGATGAACTTCTCGTCGACGCGGTTGAGGATGTCGAGGAAGCGGCGGTGTCGGGTGCGGACGCTACCGCGGACGATGTGCGAATCGGTGTACAGGGTGACCGCGATCGGCTGATCGGGGACCTGGTCGAACATGGCCGGAAGGATACGCCGTCATCGCGGCGCAGGCGCAGGCCGGCCAGGCGGCAGGCGCAGGCCGGCCAGGCGGCAGGCGCAGGCCGGCCCGCTCGGCTCAGCGCCGCGCCGAAGCCGTCACGAGATGTTCCGGGCCCTGCTGGAGCCCCTCGAACAGCCGCTCCACCGTCGCCAGCGTGTCGACCTCATTCGCCGGCTTGTCCGTCCGGAGCCGGGCGATCCGCGGGAAGCGGAGCGCGAATCCCGACGCGTGGCGGGCCGACCGCATGATGACATCGAAGGCGACCTCCACCACCACGGTGGGCTCCACCTGGCGGTATCGCCCGAAGAGCGCGATCGTGTGGGCCTCGAACCACGCCGTCATCTCGGCGATTTCCGCGTCCGTGAGGCCGCTGTAGGCCTTGCCGATCGTCACGAGCCGATCGTGCGTCTCGTCGCGGACGGCGAACGTGTAGTCCGACAGGACGCCGTGACGCTTTCCGTGGCCGACCTCCACGCCGATGACGACACAGTCGATCGTGGCCAGCGCCTTCTTCATTTTCAGCCAGCCGAGCCCGCGACGGCCCGGTGTGTAGCGACTCGATGGATCCTTGACCATGAGGCCCTCGTTCCGGCGGGCGCGTGCGGCGGCGAATTCGGCCTCGAGACCGTCGACCGAATCGACCGTCATGAGATGGGAGAGGGCGAACGCCCCGCCGTCGGCAGCGAGCGGCATCTCGAGCGCCTCGAGCCGGCGTCGCCGTTCGGTGAGCGGCAGGTCGAGCAGGGACGCGAGCCCGCCGCCGCCGTCCCTGCCACCGTCGTCGAGGACGAGCGCGTCCCAGGCGACGAAGATGACCGGCACCTCGGCGAGGATCCGGGCGGTCGGCCGCTTCCGGCCGAGACGCGACTGGAGCGCGAGGAACGGGAGCACGATGCCGTCGCGCCAGGCGAGGAGCTCCCCGTCGAGGATGCCGCTCCACGGAAGGTCACGGGCGCTCGCGACGACCTCCGGGTATCCGTCGCTCACGTCGTTAAGGTCGCGGCTGTAGAGCCGGACTTCCGCGCCGGATCGATGGAGCTGCGCCCGGATCCCGTCGTACTTGTCCTCCACCCAGACCGTCGGTCCCAGGCGGCCGACGA
Above is a window of Chloroflexota bacterium DNA encoding:
- a CDS encoding ATP-dependent DNA ligase, with the translated sequence MRRWSEVAERVAATTRTSEKVRLLADELRTLAPDALPVAARFWTGRPFPEADGRSLGLGWVALAAAVTRVAGISDEALRAAYDRHSDLGRAVADVLAERPEPAAPSASPALTEVAAAFDAIGAATGAAAKAEIFEALLRRCDPLTAAYVVKVLTGELRIGLREGLLEAAIAAAFERPLADVKRASQLVGDIGATASLAHDDRLGDAAPSLFHPIKPMLASPAEDAAEIVGRLGPTVWVEDKYDGIRAQLHRSGAEVRLYSRDLNDVSDGYPEVVASARDLPWSGILDGELLAWRDGIVLPFLALQSRLGRKRPTARILAEVPVIFVAWDALVLDDGGRDGGGGLASLLDLPLTERRRRLEALEMPLAADGGAFALSHLMTVDSVDGLEAEFAAARARRNEGLMVKDPSSRYTPGRRGLGWLKMKKALATIDCVVIGVEVGHGKRHGVLSDYTFAVRDETHDRLVTIGKAYSGLTDAEIAEMTAWFEAHTIALFGRYRQVEPTVVVEVAFDVIMRSARHASGFALRFPRIARLRTDKPANEVDTLATVERLFEGLQQGPEHLVTASARR